A window from Vanessa atalanta chromosome 16, ilVanAtal1.2, whole genome shotgun sequence encodes these proteins:
- the LOC125070081 gene encoding acidic juvenile hormone-suppressible protein 1-like — MARFVFVVLALLVAQAVSDVVEYNVRPTKIADKTFLQRQMELSSLFYHVNEPIYDPTLKTIVETFDLEKNVEQFKNVTALKMFLKLQEYNMLLPKSVPFNILEQSQKFETVTLFNLLYSAKDYSTFFKTAVYLRQRINEGLFVYVLSVAIMHYPETQGIVIPPIYDIFPSYFHNGKIMSIAERINTHGKNFVSYYPQTYVWDDNVVIRWNSTVWPYVEGDHIRMAYYLNDYALNALYYNNYITFPYWLSGTTKPLMKYKRGEFFWYSIKTLSTRYYMERLSNGLGEISELGLDVVQGGYSSGLVYEGVPLASRPNHFNMDQPKFVSYVERITELESRIRDAIEVGYLISASGEKIDLRTPEAIDVLGKVIEGNVDSPNLNYYGSIFNVWKQLLGNSIESNKMYWNGQVPLTIPSTLEIYQTTLRDPAFYMITKRILKLFTLWQSYLPLYKPEELSYPAVTIQKVEVDKLVTYFENTYLNVTNAMPMNENEIKTGADQVSVLVQRPQLNHKVFKVRVNVKSDVAKTVLVKFFLAPKYDSKGFEIPLHLNTENFFDLDTFTYELPQGESVIKRDSTENMYMIDQWMSGFEVYNKAFKAFNGDGQFVLEPKNYFHGFPRRLQLPKGRIGGMPFQFLVYIQEYHEPKASVGKGVNTEGTYGYGTGANRMSAYPLGFPLDRPLYDWQIKPLTNIFIQEVQIFHKPVPEIFVPNTVYV; from the exons ATGGCGCGGTTTGTGTTTGTCGTGCTCGCGCTCCTGGTAGCGCAAGCGGTTTCAGATGTCGTAGAATATAATGTCAGGCCGACGAAAATCG CTGACAAGACGTTCCTACAACGGCAGATGGAATTGTCTTCCTTATTTTACCACGTAAATGAACCAATCTACGATCCAACATTAAAGACCATAGTCGAGACTTTCGACTTAGAGAAGAATGTCGAACAATTCAAA AATGTAACAGCACTGAAGATGTTCTTGAAATTACAAGAATACAACATGCTTCTGCCCAAATCTGTTCCCTTCAACATTTTAGAGCAGTCTCAAAAGTTCGAGACAGTTACATTGTTCAACTTGTTGTATTCGGCTAAGGACTACAGTACCTTCTTTAAAACTGCCGTCTATTTAAGACAGCGCATAAACGAGGGACTATTTGTGTACGTGCTGTCCGTTGCCATAATGCATTACCCTGAAACTCAAGGAATTGTTATCCCACCAATTTACGACATTTTCCCGTCGTACTTCCACAACGGAAAAATAATGAGCATCGCTGAAAGAATTAACACACATGGAAAGAATTTCGTAAGCTACTACCCACAAACATACGTGTGGGATGATAATGTTGTGATCAGATGGAACTCTACAGTTTGGCCATACGTTGAAGGTGACCATATTCGTATGGCATACTATTTGAACGACTACGCATTAAATGCTCTTTATTATAACAACTACATCACTTTCCCTTACTGGTTAAGTGGTACCACTAAGCCTCTGATGAAATACAAACGTGGAGAATTCTTCTGGTACTCCATCAAGACACTCTCAACTCGTTACTACATGGAGAGGTTATCAAACGGTCTCGGTGAAATTTCGGAACTGGGCTTGGACGTTGTTCAAGGAGGATATTCTAGTGGCTTAGTATACGAAGGTGTACCACTCGCCTCTAGACCAAACCATTTCAATATGGATCAACCCAAATTTGTTTCATATGTTGAAAGAATCACAGAACTAGAAAGCCGTATCCGTGACGCCATCGAAGTCGGTTACCTTATTAGC GCTAGTGGTGAGAAGATTGATCTACGAACACCAGAAGCCATCGACGTACTTGGAAAAGTAATAGAAGGAAACGTAGATTCTCCTAACCTAAATTACTATGGAAGTATCTTTAACGTATGGAAACAATTACTTGGTAACTCTATCGAGTCTAACAAGATGTACTGGAACGG acaAGTTCCACTGACTATTCCATCTACATTGGAAATTTACCAAACAACCCTCCGTGATCCAGCGTTCTATATGATTACGAAGCGAATTCTTAAATTGTTCACATTATGGCAATCCTACCTTCCTCTGTACAAACCAGAAGAATTATCTTATCCCGCAGTCACCATTCAAAAAGTAGAGGTAGACAAACTTGTCACGTACTTCGAGAACACCTACCTTAACGTGACCAACGCTATGCCCATGAACGAAAATGAAA ttaagaCCGGTGCAGACCAAGTCAGTGTGTTGGTTCAGCGTCCACAGTTAAATCACAAAGTGTTCAAGGTTCGCGTAAACGTCAAGAGTGATGTCGCCAAGACTGTTCTTGTCAAATTCTTCTTAGCACCCAAGTATGATAGCAAGGGCTTCGAAATTCCCCTCCATCTCAACACTGAGAACTTCTTCGATTTGGACACATTCACATATGAAT tgccACAAGGAGAGTCGGTCATCAAACGTGACTCAACCGAGAATATGTACATGATTGACCAATGGATGTCCGGTTTTGAAGTATACAACAAGGCATTTAAGGCTTTCAACGGAGACGGACAATTTGTTCTTGAACCCAAGAACTACTTCCATGGATTCCCTCGTCGTCTTCAGCTTCCTAAAG GTCGCATTGGTGGTATGCCATTCCAGTTCCTAGTCTACATCCAAGAGTACCATGAACCAAAGGCATCTGTCGGCAAAGGAGTAAACACTGAAGGTACCTACGGTTACGGTACTGGTGCTAACCGCATGAGTGCCTACCCTCTTGGCTTCCCATTAGACAGGCCGTTGTACGATTGGCAGATCAAGCCACTCACCAATATTTTCATTCAAGAAGTTCAAATCTTCCACAAGCCGGTACCTGAAATATTTGTACCCAATACTGTATATGTTTAA